One Amycolatopsis sp. NBC_00355 genomic window carries:
- the pcp gene encoding pyroglutamyl-peptidase I → MARVLMTGFAPFGGESVNPSWQAVSLLGARRDDVAAVELPCEFAASLPALRRAIEEHRPELVVCVGQAGGRTEVTPERVAINLVDARIPDNAGARPVDVPVVEDGPAAYFTTLPVKACVAAIRAAGVPASVSHTAGTYVCNQVFYGLMHLLTAFPGVRGGFVHVPFSPEQVAASGKVAPSLSVDRIAEALDVLVDTASKLTEDIAVSAGVEH, encoded by the coding sequence ATGGCCAGGGTGCTGATGACGGGGTTCGCGCCGTTCGGCGGCGAATCGGTGAATCCCTCGTGGCAGGCGGTGTCGCTGCTCGGGGCGCGGCGGGACGACGTCGCCGCGGTCGAGCTGCCGTGCGAGTTCGCGGCGTCACTGCCCGCGCTGCGGCGGGCCATCGAGGAACACCGGCCGGAGCTGGTGGTCTGTGTCGGGCAGGCGGGCGGCCGCACCGAGGTGACGCCGGAGCGTGTCGCGATCAACCTGGTCGACGCCCGCATCCCGGACAACGCGGGCGCGCGGCCGGTGGACGTCCCGGTCGTCGAGGACGGCCCGGCGGCGTACTTCACGACGCTCCCGGTGAAGGCCTGCGTCGCGGCGATCCGTGCGGCGGGCGTGCCGGCGTCGGTGTCCCACACGGCCGGGACGTACGTCTGCAACCAGGTCTTCTACGGCTTGATGCACCTGCTGACGGCGTTTCCGGGCGTGCGCGGCGGTTTTGTGCACGTGCCGTTCAGCCCCGAGCAGGTCGCGGCGTCCGGGAAGGTCGCGCCGTCGCTGAGCGTCGACCGGATCGCCGAAGCGCTGGACGTCCTGGTGGACACGGCGTCGAAGCTCACCGAGGACATCGCCGTCAGTGCGGGCGTGGAGCATTGA
- a CDS encoding M1 family metallopeptidase, producing MRGKKPVVLAAALLTGLCLSSGVAAGTGWGDAKPGSDGAGDSYYPQDGNGGYDVADYNLKVTYDPASHQLTGVQDIAARATQALSSFNLDLRGLTVDTIQVDGRGATFSRTGDHELVITPSRSLRRGQNFKVKIGYHGVPAPIDDPSLGNNGWQYAQAGGAFAAGEPKSATTWYPVNDTPLDKATFHLAITVPDEWGVIANGRERGTFKAPGGTTHVWAEETPIVPYMTTVAIDKWTFDRQKRKDGTPIVSAFAPGVPDSTKQAEARLPEILDFLESKFGKYPIDAAGGIFLNEQIGFSLETMSRPIYSAGWAGTVPTIVHENAHQWYGDSVAVDHWRDVCMNECFASYATWLWDEAKEGVDLDKQYANDVKTASAGFWNGKLYDMGPGNEFTYVYSKGPVMLHALRNYIGQSAFDRVLKTWPALHRGGNASMQDFQRYTESVAHKNLKGFFDAWVYGSGKPADQYLYPGGLKPAA from the coding sequence ATGAGGGGCAAGAAACCGGTCGTGCTCGCGGCCGCCCTGCTCACCGGCCTCTGCCTGAGCTCGGGTGTCGCCGCCGGGACCGGCTGGGGCGACGCGAAGCCGGGTAGCGACGGCGCCGGGGACAGTTACTACCCCCAGGACGGCAACGGCGGATACGACGTCGCCGACTACAACCTGAAGGTCACCTACGACCCCGCGTCGCACCAGCTCACCGGGGTGCAGGACATCGCGGCGCGGGCGACGCAGGCCCTCAGCTCGTTCAACCTCGACCTGCGCGGGCTGACCGTCGACACGATCCAGGTCGACGGCCGCGGCGCGACGTTCAGCCGGACCGGCGACCACGAGCTGGTCATCACGCCGTCGCGGTCACTGCGGCGCGGCCAGAACTTCAAGGTCAAGATCGGTTACCACGGCGTGCCCGCGCCCATCGACGACCCGTCGCTGGGCAACAACGGCTGGCAGTACGCCCAGGCGGGCGGCGCGTTCGCCGCCGGCGAGCCGAAGTCGGCGACCACCTGGTACCCGGTCAACGACACCCCGCTCGACAAGGCCACGTTCCACCTCGCGATCACCGTGCCCGACGAGTGGGGCGTGATCGCCAACGGCCGCGAGCGCGGGACGTTCAAGGCGCCCGGCGGCACGACGCACGTCTGGGCCGAGGAAACGCCGATCGTGCCCTACATGACGACGGTCGCGATCGACAAGTGGACCTTCGACCGGCAGAAGCGCAAGGACGGGACGCCGATCGTCAGCGCGTTCGCCCCGGGCGTGCCGGATTCGACGAAGCAGGCCGAGGCGCGGCTGCCGGAGATCCTCGACTTCCTCGAGTCGAAGTTCGGCAAGTACCCGATCGACGCCGCGGGCGGCATCTTCCTCAACGAGCAGATCGGTTTCTCGCTCGAGACGATGAGCCGGCCGATCTACAGCGCGGGCTGGGCCGGCACGGTCCCGACGATCGTCCACGAGAACGCCCACCAGTGGTACGGCGACTCGGTGGCCGTCGACCACTGGCGTGACGTCTGCATGAACGAGTGCTTCGCGTCCTACGCCACCTGGCTCTGGGACGAGGCCAAGGAAGGCGTCGACCTGGACAAGCAGTACGCGAACGACGTCAAGACGGCGTCGGCCGGATTCTGGAACGGCAAGCTGTACGACATGGGCCCCGGCAACGAGTTCACCTACGTGTACTCGAAGGGCCCGGTCATGCTGCACGCGCTGCGGAACTACATCGGGCAGAGCGCGTTCGACCGGGTCCTCAAGACCTGGCCGGCGCTGCACCGGGGCGGCAACGCGAGCATGCAGGACTTCCAGCGGTACACCGAAAGCGTCGCGCACAAGAACCTCAAGGGCTTCTTCGACGCGTGGGTGTACGGCAGCGGCAAGCCCGCCGACCAATACCTCTACCCGGGCGGCCTGAAGCCCGCCGCCTGA
- a CDS encoding ATP-binding cassette domain-containing protein: MSHAIQAEGLVKHFGETKALDGVDLEVPYGQVVGVLGPNGAGKTTAIRILATLMKPDAGRATVGGYDVVSDPVRVRSLIGLTGQYASVDEDLNGIENLMLIGRLYGLPRAQARKRATELIERFELTGAAKRPIRTFSGGMRRRIDLAASLVGGPEVLYLDEPTTGLDPHARNEVWDVVRNLVADGATVLLTTQYLEEADQLADKITVFDHGRVVADGRADELKRRVGGQTLQVRPTQLSDMDAVNRILGDLSGVRPTRDDASGLLTAPVKDPVLLSTLVRKLDEAGITADELALRLPSLDEVFLALTGHAAEQSTDDTRDLEGSLA; encoded by the coding sequence ATGTCGCACGCGATCCAGGCCGAAGGTCTGGTCAAGCATTTCGGGGAAACCAAGGCGCTGGACGGGGTGGACCTCGAGGTCCCCTACGGCCAGGTGGTGGGGGTGCTCGGGCCGAACGGCGCGGGCAAGACGACCGCCATCCGGATTCTGGCGACGTTGATGAAACCGGACGCCGGGAGAGCCACGGTCGGGGGCTACGACGTGGTCTCCGACCCGGTCCGGGTGCGCAGCCTGATCGGGCTGACCGGGCAGTACGCGTCGGTCGACGAGGACCTCAACGGCATCGAGAACCTGATGCTCATCGGCCGGCTCTACGGCCTGCCCCGGGCCCAGGCCCGCAAGCGCGCCACCGAGCTGATCGAGCGGTTCGAGCTGACCGGCGCGGCCAAGCGGCCGATCCGGACGTTCTCCGGCGGCATGCGACGCCGGATCGACCTGGCCGCCAGCCTGGTCGGCGGCCCCGAGGTGCTCTACCTCGACGAACCGACCACCGGCCTCGACCCGCACGCCCGCAACGAGGTCTGGGACGTCGTCCGCAACCTCGTCGCCGACGGCGCGACCGTGCTGCTGACCACGCAGTACCTGGAGGAGGCCGACCAGCTCGCCGACAAGATCACCGTGTTCGACCACGGCCGGGTCGTCGCCGACGGCCGGGCCGACGAGCTCAAGCGCCGGGTCGGCGGCCAGACGCTGCAGGTGCGGCCGACCCAGCTGTCCGACATGGACGCCGTCAACCGGATCCTCGGCGACCTCAGCGGCGTCCGGCCCACCCGGGACGACGCGTCCGGGCTGCTCACCGCGCCGGTCAAGGACCCGGTGCTGCTGTCCACCCTGGTCCGCAAGCTCGACGAGGCCGGCATCACCGCGGACGAGCTGGCGCTGCGGCTGCCCAGCCTCGACGAGGTGTTCCTCGCCCTGACCGGGCACGCCGCCGAACAGTCCACCGACGACACCCGCGATCTCGAAGGGAGCCTGGCATGA
- a CDS encoding BTAD domain-containing putative transcriptional regulator: MRVALLGPLRAAEDDGTPIDIGGARLRMLLARLALDVGRAVPADALIDGLWGAEPPADAPNALQSLVSRLRKALPVAIESGPGGYRLAVAREDVDAERFERLAADGRRELAAGRDAYAAELLAEALALWQGGALADVLDAPFAQAPARRLTDLRAEAAEDRFDALIRLGEHAAVLPDLAAAANADPLRERLAGLRIRALCAAGRQSEALTVYSDLRRTLADQLGVDPSAELQEIQLAALRGEFAPPSPVADRLPTRLTTFVGRDDELKLLAELLAGARLVTLTGPGGAGKTRLATEAASRHPAHQHGRVWFAALAGVRDADDVPGALLVALGVRDMRSTETEVRRRAADPLEQAVEVLGGGDTLLVLDNCEHVVDAAARLADDLLHRVPRLRILATSREPLAITGEALCPLGPLPVPAERAAPAEAAELDSTRLFLDRAAAVRPDFVLDESTVDNVGEICRRLDGMPLALELAAARLRSMTVAQIAGRLGDRFRLLTSGSRTALPRQRTLRAVVEWSWDLLTDAELVLARRLSVFAGGAELETVEAVCADASLPAADVPYVLGSLVEKSIVDVVAGGTGEPRYRMLETLRAYATERLVESGELDATRRAMAACYAELSARLEPVLRTRDQLPVIERFEVENANMITALRGAIEMSDVDNAVGLLDGLFWYLTILGQGSRVGGLVRETLTFGDRLPPAASAAYRAILYLMDAVPMRSENADIVPLVDECVDTGAMDRYAGLAVALPMLAFLGGDRDIALREVRRAAGSADPWTRAGGHWVESFVLDDEGDVEGADRARELAHAGFVEVGDRWGTAMTLSFQAYALSQAGESDRAIECYQQGLALSMELRSHDDAVQHWWRLAVERARAGDFEGAWRDQEAAERYGAGITNPQQKIVLMFGRLELLVRTGRLAEARTQLDRVGALAREAEFPGGMGEEWVNAAEARLSLAAGRPEEAEAFATKAIRSTYLRGDMPDLAGTVELLALIRAQQGRFEAAARALAASAVIRGRLDLGSPELRELRASLSEALPEYEERYEQARTTSKEDTIAWLLAELDAVKS, from the coding sequence ATGCGCGTTGCGCTGCTGGGCCCGCTGCGGGCGGCGGAAGACGACGGCACCCCGATCGACATCGGCGGAGCCCGCCTCCGCATGCTCTTGGCCAGGCTGGCGCTGGACGTCGGCCGGGCCGTCCCGGCCGACGCGCTGATCGACGGCCTCTGGGGCGCGGAGCCGCCCGCCGACGCGCCGAACGCCCTCCAGTCCCTGGTCTCGCGGCTGCGGAAAGCGCTGCCGGTGGCGATCGAGTCCGGTCCCGGCGGCTACCGGCTCGCCGTCGCCCGGGAGGACGTCGACGCCGAGCGGTTCGAACGGCTCGCCGCCGACGGCCGCCGTGAACTCGCCGCGGGCCGTGACGCCTACGCCGCCGAGCTGCTCGCCGAGGCGCTCGCGCTGTGGCAGGGCGGCGCGCTCGCCGACGTCCTGGACGCGCCGTTCGCGCAGGCGCCCGCCCGGCGGCTCACCGACCTGCGCGCCGAGGCGGCCGAGGACCGGTTCGACGCGCTCATCCGCCTGGGTGAGCACGCCGCCGTCCTGCCCGACCTGGCCGCCGCGGCCAACGCCGACCCGCTGCGCGAACGGCTCGCCGGCCTGCGGATCCGCGCGCTCTGCGCGGCCGGGCGGCAGTCCGAGGCGCTGACCGTCTACTCCGACCTGCGCCGCACGCTGGCCGACCAGCTCGGCGTCGACCCGTCGGCCGAGCTGCAGGAGATCCAGCTGGCCGCGTTGCGGGGCGAGTTCGCGCCGCCGTCGCCGGTGGCCGACCGGCTGCCGACGCGGCTGACGACGTTCGTCGGGCGGGACGACGAGCTCAAGCTGCTGGCCGAGCTGCTCGCCGGCGCCCGGCTGGTCACGCTGACCGGGCCGGGTGGCGCGGGCAAGACCCGGCTGGCCACCGAGGCGGCGTCCCGGCACCCGGCGCACCAGCACGGGCGTGTCTGGTTCGCCGCGCTGGCCGGCGTGCGCGACGCCGACGACGTCCCGGGTGCGCTGCTGGTCGCGCTGGGCGTGCGGGACATGCGCAGCACCGAGACCGAGGTGCGCCGCCGCGCCGCGGATCCGCTGGAGCAGGCCGTCGAGGTGCTCGGCGGCGGGGACACGCTGCTGGTGCTGGACAACTGCGAGCACGTCGTCGACGCCGCCGCGCGGCTGGCGGACGACCTGCTGCACCGGGTGCCGAGGCTGCGGATCCTGGCCACCAGCCGGGAGCCGCTGGCGATCACCGGCGAGGCGCTCTGCCCGCTGGGGCCGTTGCCGGTGCCCGCGGAACGCGCCGCGCCCGCCGAGGCCGCCGAGCTGGACTCGACCCGGCTGTTCCTGGACCGGGCGGCCGCGGTCCGGCCCGACTTCGTGCTCGACGAGTCCACTGTGGACAACGTCGGGGAGATCTGCCGCCGGCTCGACGGGATGCCGCTGGCCCTGGAGCTGGCCGCGGCGCGGCTGCGGTCGATGACGGTCGCCCAGATCGCCGGCCGCCTCGGTGACCGGTTCCGGCTGCTCACCTCGGGCAGCCGCACGGCGTTGCCGCGCCAGCGGACGCTGCGCGCGGTCGTCGAGTGGAGCTGGGACCTGCTGACCGACGCCGAGCTGGTGCTGGCCCGGCGGCTCTCGGTGTTCGCCGGCGGGGCCGAGCTGGAGACGGTCGAGGCCGTCTGCGCGGACGCGTCGCTGCCCGCGGCCGACGTGCCGTACGTGCTCGGCAGCCTGGTCGAGAAGTCCATTGTGGACGTCGTGGCCGGCGGGACCGGCGAGCCGCGGTACCGGATGCTGGAGACGCTGCGGGCGTACGCCACCGAGCGGCTGGTGGAGTCCGGCGAGCTCGACGCGACGCGCCGCGCGATGGCGGCCTGCTACGCGGAGCTGTCGGCCCGGCTGGAGCCGGTGCTGCGCACCCGTGACCAGCTGCCCGTGATCGAGCGGTTCGAGGTCGAGAACGCCAACATGATCACGGCCCTGCGCGGCGCGATCGAGATGTCCGATGTGGACAACGCGGTCGGCCTGCTGGACGGGTTGTTCTGGTACCTGACCATCCTGGGCCAGGGCAGCCGGGTCGGCGGGCTGGTCCGCGAGACGCTCACCTTCGGCGACCGGCTGCCCCCGGCCGCCTCCGCGGCCTACCGGGCGATCCTGTACCTGATGGACGCCGTCCCGATGCGCAGCGAGAACGCCGACATCGTGCCGCTGGTCGACGAGTGCGTCGACACCGGCGCGATGGACCGCTACGCCGGGCTCGCGGTGGCCCTGCCGATGCTGGCCTTCCTGGGCGGCGACCGCGACATCGCGCTCCGCGAGGTGCGGCGCGCGGCGGGGAGCGCGGACCCGTGGACCCGCGCCGGCGGGCACTGGGTGGAGAGCTTCGTGCTCGACGACGAGGGGGACGTCGAGGGCGCGGACCGGGCGCGGGAGCTGGCGCACGCCGGGTTCGTCGAGGTCGGCGACCGCTGGGGCACCGCGATGACGTTGAGCTTCCAGGCGTACGCGCTTTCGCAGGCGGGCGAAAGCGACCGGGCGATCGAGTGCTACCAGCAGGGGCTGGCGCTGTCGATGGAGCTGCGCTCGCACGACGACGCCGTCCAGCACTGGTGGCGGCTGGCCGTGGAGCGGGCTCGCGCCGGCGACTTCGAAGGGGCGTGGCGCGATCAGGAGGCCGCCGAGCGCTACGGCGCCGGCATCACCAACCCGCAGCAGAAGATCGTCCTGATGTTCGGCCGGCTGGAACTGCTGGTGCGCACGGGCCGGCTCGCCGAGGCCCGCACGCAGCTCGACCGCGTCGGGGCACTGGCGCGGGAGGCGGAGTTCCCCGGCGGGATGGGCGAGGAGTGGGTCAACGCGGCCGAAGCGCGCCTGAGCCTGGCCGCCGGGCGCCCCGAAGAGGCGGAAGCCTTTGCGACCAAGGCGATCCGGTCCACGTACCTGCGGGGCGACATGCCGGACCTGGCCGGGACGGTGGAGCTGCTGGCGCTGATCCGGGCGCAGCAGGGCCGGTTCGAGGCGGCGGCCCGCGCACTCGCCGCGTCCGCCGTCATCCGCGGCCGGCTCGACCTCGGCAGCCCCGAGCTCCGGGAGCTGCGTGCTTCGCTGAGCGAAGCATTGCCGGAATACGAAGAGCGGTACGAGCAGGCCCGGACGACGTCCAAAGAGGACACGATCGCCTGGCTGCTGGCGGAACTCGACGCCGTCAAAAGCTGA
- a CDS encoding Hsp70 family protein, producing the protein MDVLSIDFGTSSTVGVLSAFGRGPRAIEVDGSVTMSSAVFLNDDGQLIVGQDAERGARLDPGRFEANPKRRIDEGVLRLGGTTVRITDAFAAVLRRMGEEAGRQLGRLPGQTRISHPAGWGATRQETLRTAATEAGLADVRLIPEPVAAAAHYGSLGNRGTGPIGVYDLGAGTFDCAVVGMSAQGFAVLAEDGLPDLGSLDIDQALLGHIGRSVSHTDPAQWQRLLRPQTTADRRLRRALLQDVRDAKESLSRHPQTEVPMPEPFGDVLVSRDELEALVRPSLLRSVELLAATIHRAGLNPARLAGVYLVGGPSRMPLLAGLLGRQLGVVPTTQDQPETAVAFGLHHVPLGTSDPNLTVPAFAPVRPPVTPPRPQPWPPRQTFRPPQPPKPQPSKKKPLLIAAAVLVVIAIVVTVVLLTARGDAAAESTVDCTSTAQRDQGGFTACLRSLAGTVPDRAACRQSDSVAGIVHAQTAVTCGFPGGFGKSSAVTYYQGLTVDAVEAGAKLQMGEGTVQRGTWDGGGLHGRYVAGVGTLAGVVLFGADGREAAGLYVSIDFKDRDRRTEDLVAYFTSDLKPV; encoded by the coding sequence GTGGACGTGCTGTCGATCGACTTCGGGACTTCCAGCACGGTCGGGGTGCTCTCCGCGTTCGGCCGGGGGCCGCGGGCCATCGAGGTCGACGGGTCGGTCACCATGTCCTCCGCCGTCTTCCTCAACGATGACGGCCAGCTCATCGTCGGGCAGGACGCCGAACGCGGCGCGCGACTCGATCCCGGGCGGTTCGAGGCGAATCCCAAGCGGCGGATCGACGAAGGTGTCCTGCGGCTCGGTGGCACCACCGTCCGGATCACCGATGCCTTCGCGGCCGTTCTGCGGCGGATGGGCGAGGAAGCCGGGCGGCAGCTGGGACGGCTGCCCGGGCAGACGCGGATCTCGCATCCCGCCGGCTGGGGGGCGACGCGGCAGGAAACCCTGCGGACCGCCGCCACCGAAGCCGGGCTCGCCGATGTGCGGCTGATCCCCGAACCGGTGGCCGCCGCCGCGCACTACGGGAGTCTCGGCAACCGCGGTACCGGGCCGATCGGCGTCTACGACCTCGGGGCCGGCACCTTCGACTGCGCCGTCGTCGGCATGTCCGCGCAGGGCTTCGCGGTGCTCGCCGAGGACGGCCTGCCCGACCTCGGCAGCCTCGACATCGACCAGGCGCTGCTCGGGCACATCGGCCGCTCGGTGTCGCACACCGATCCGGCGCAGTGGCAACGCCTGTTGCGCCCGCAGACGACCGCCGACCGCCGCCTGCGCCGCGCGCTGCTCCAGGATGTCCGTGACGCCAAGGAAAGCCTGTCCCGGCACCCGCAGACCGAGGTGCCGATGCCCGAGCCGTTCGGTGACGTCCTCGTCAGCCGGGACGAGCTCGAGGCGCTCGTGCGGCCCAGCCTGCTGCGCAGCGTCGAGCTGCTCGCCGCGACCATCCACAGAGCGGGCCTGAACCCCGCGCGGCTCGCCGGCGTCTACCTGGTCGGCGGGCCCAGCCGGATGCCGTTGCTGGCCGGGCTTCTGGGCCGTCAGCTCGGCGTCGTGCCGACCACGCAGGACCAGCCGGAGACGGCCGTCGCGTTCGGGCTGCACCACGTGCCGCTCGGGACGAGCGATCCGAACCTCACTGTGCCCGCGTTCGCCCCGGTCCGCCCGCCCGTGACGCCACCGCGCCCGCAACCCTGGCCGCCGCGGCAGACCTTCCGGCCGCCGCAGCCGCCGAAACCTCAGCCCAGCAAGAAGAAACCACTGCTCATCGCGGCCGCCGTGCTCGTCGTCATCGCGATCGTGGTGACCGTGGTCCTGCTCACGGCCCGCGGTGACGCCGCGGCCGAGTCCACAGTGGACTGCACGAGCACGGCGCAGCGCGACCAAGGCGGGTTCACCGCCTGCCTGCGATCGCTCGCGGGGACGGTGCCGGACCGTGCCGCGTGCCGGCAGTCCGACAGCGTCGCCGGGATCGTGCACGCGCAGACCGCCGTCACGTGCGGTTTCCCGGGCGGGTTCGGCAAGAGCAGCGCCGTCACCTACTACCAGGGCCTGACCGTCGACGCCGTCGAGGCGGGCGCGAAGCTGCAGATGGGCGAGGGCACCGTCCAGCGCGGGACCTGGGACGGCGGCGGGCTGCACGGCCGGTACGTCGCCGGGGTCGGCACGCTCGCCGGGGTCGTGCTGTTCGGCGCGGACGGCCGTGAAGCGGCCGGGCTCTACGTCTCGATCGACTTCAAGGACCGCGACCGCCGCACCGAAGACCTCGTCGCGTACTTCACGAGCGACCTCAAACCGGTCTGA
- a CDS encoding helix-turn-helix domain-containing protein: MSRSWREVKADKLAIDREAGRDVDAAHVAAREATQAYVLGFRLAQLRDDAGVSQTELARRMGVSQPRISQLERGDPGQMELDTLARYIAALGGRMRVVADFDDHDVTVSASQRDQRDQHDACA; encoded by the coding sequence ATGAGCCGATCTTGGCGGGAAGTCAAGGCTGACAAGCTCGCGATCGACCGCGAAGCGGGCCGTGACGTCGATGCCGCCCACGTCGCGGCGCGTGAGGCCACCCAGGCGTACGTACTCGGGTTTCGCTTGGCGCAACTGCGTGATGACGCGGGTGTCAGCCAGACCGAACTCGCCCGGCGCATGGGGGTGAGCCAGCCGCGGATCAGTCAGCTCGAGCGGGGTGATCCTGGCCAGATGGAGCTGGACACCCTCGCGCGCTACATCGCTGCCCTGGGCGGGCGGATGCGAGTGGTCGCCGACTTCGACGACCATGACGTCACCGTTTCCGCGAGCCAGCGGGACCAGCGCGACCAGCACGACGCCTGCGCCTGA
- a CDS encoding type II toxin-antitoxin system RelE/ParE family toxin, with product MEWEIELHDEVDRWFVELCREDPVTADRVEEAIDMLAREGPRLGRPLVDRIKGADLHNLKELRPASAGSSEIRILFAFDPVRCAVLLVAGDKAGNWKRWYDLTIPIAEKRFREHLRSGEED from the coding sequence ATGGAGTGGGAGATTGAACTCCACGACGAGGTGGATCGCTGGTTCGTGGAGCTGTGTCGGGAAGACCCGGTCACGGCGGATCGGGTCGAAGAAGCGATCGACATGCTCGCTCGTGAAGGTCCGAGGCTCGGCAGGCCACTGGTCGACCGGATCAAGGGCGCGGATCTGCACAACTTGAAAGAGCTGAGGCCGGCGTCGGCGGGAAGCAGTGAGATCCGGATCCTGTTCGCATTCGACCCCGTACGTTGTGCGGTGCTCCTGGTGGCGGGGGATAAAGCGGGAAACTGGAAGCGCTGGTACGACCTCACCATTCCGATAGCGGAGAAGCGGTTCCGGGAGCACTTGCGAAGCGGAGAGGAGGACTGA
- a CDS encoding endonuclease/exonuclease/phosphatase family protein — protein MVTTEETRVRRKNPLVTALLVVPVVPLAVLAALRLAGFDGDWYLLVALSLTPYAVVYGVLSGGLALACRRWWVGGVALVLAIALAVLVVPRVSASDQRDVHGKTLRVLSSNLLYGQADPKAVVDLVRSQRIDVLNLVEMTPRVVDGLTAAGLFQTLPYRVLHPAPGAFGSGIVSRFPLTEVNLTGDSAAKQPGAQADLGDGAVVEIVAVHPISPDVDTPQWERETKDLSRAAGEHGLRILAGDFNATLDHAAFRTVLSRGYNDAAEQRGSGLTPTWPSSMPVVTIDHVVVDNRAAVRDYGVFDVPGSDHRAVFAEVQLP, from the coding sequence ATGGTGACAACGGAAGAGACGCGGGTGCGGCGGAAGAACCCGCTGGTCACGGCCCTGCTGGTGGTGCCCGTGGTGCCGCTGGCGGTGCTGGCCGCGCTGCGCCTGGCCGGCTTCGACGGCGACTGGTACCTCCTGGTCGCGCTGTCGTTGACGCCGTACGCGGTCGTTTACGGCGTGCTGTCCGGCGGCTTGGCGCTGGCGTGCCGGCGCTGGTGGGTCGGCGGGGTCGCGCTGGTGCTGGCGATCGCGCTGGCCGTGCTGGTGGTGCCGCGGGTTTCGGCGAGCGACCAGCGCGACGTGCACGGCAAGACCCTGCGTGTGCTCTCCTCGAACCTGCTCTACGGCCAGGCGGACCCGAAAGCCGTCGTCGACCTGGTCCGCTCGCAGCGGATCGACGTGCTCAACCTGGTCGAGATGACGCCCCGGGTGGTCGACGGCCTGACCGCGGCCGGGCTGTTCCAGACGTTGCCGTACCGCGTCCTGCACCCCGCGCCCGGCGCGTTCGGCTCGGGGATCGTGTCGCGCTTCCCCCTGACGGAGGTCAACCTGACGGGTGATTCCGCGGCCAAGCAGCCGGGCGCCCAGGCCGACCTCGGCGACGGCGCGGTGGTGGAGATCGTCGCCGTGCACCCGATCTCCCCGGACGTCGACACCCCGCAGTGGGAGCGCGAGACGAAGGACCTCTCCCGCGCGGCGGGTGAGCACGGCCTCCGGATCCTCGCGGGCGACTTCAACGCGACGCTGGACCACGCGGCGTTCCGCACGGTCCTGTCCCGCGGTTACAACGACGCGGCCGAGCAGCGCGGCTCGGGCCTGACGCCGACGTGGCCGTCGTCCATGCCCGTGGTGACCATCGACCACGTCGTGGTGGACAACCGCGCCGCGGTGCGGGACTACGGCGTGTTCGACGTCCCGGGCAGTGACCACCGCGCGGTTTTCGCCGAAGTGCAACTGCCGTGA
- a CDS encoding ABC transporter permease, protein MTTLALDRPAPPRHISPAKGFQHALSLAWRGVLKIRKNPEQLADVTLMPIIFLVMFVYLFGGALSGSTDAYLQMVVPGIMVMNILQACLTVGTNLNTDITKGVFDRFRSMPIARSAPLIGAVLADIVRYVVCLTVLMVVATIMGYRIATSPGEFIVAILLALAFGLCFCWGSVFVGMIMKSPGAATALMFVFIMPLTFGSNVFVSTATMPGWLKAWADISPVSLMANALRGLMNGGAVAGPLAGALAWMAGAVIVFFPLATWAYRRRV, encoded by the coding sequence ATGACGACCCTGGCACTCGACCGCCCGGCCCCGCCGCGGCACATCAGCCCCGCCAAGGGCTTCCAGCACGCGCTTTCGCTGGCCTGGCGCGGCGTCCTGAAGATCCGCAAGAACCCGGAGCAGCTGGCCGACGTCACGCTGATGCCGATCATCTTCCTGGTCATGTTCGTCTACCTGTTCGGTGGCGCGCTGTCCGGGTCGACCGACGCGTACCTGCAGATGGTCGTGCCGGGGATCATGGTGATGAACATCCTGCAGGCCTGCCTCACGGTCGGCACGAACCTCAACACCGACATCACCAAGGGCGTGTTCGACCGGTTCCGCAGCATGCCGATCGCCCGGTCGGCCCCCCTGATCGGCGCGGTGCTCGCGGACATCGTGCGGTACGTGGTCTGCCTGACCGTGCTGATGGTCGTCGCGACGATCATGGGCTACCGGATCGCGACCAGCCCCGGCGAATTCATCGTGGCGATCCTGCTCGCGCTGGCGTTCGGGCTGTGCTTCTGCTGGGGCTCGGTGTTCGTCGGCATGATCATGAAGTCGCCGGGCGCGGCGACGGCGCTGATGTTCGTCTTCATCATGCCGCTGACCTTCGGCAGCAACGTGTTCGTCAGCACCGCCACGATGCCGGGCTGGCTGAAGGCGTGGGCGGACATCAGCCCGGTGAGCCTGATGGCCAACGCGCTGCGCGGCCTGATGAACGGCGGCGCGGTCGCCGGCCCGCTGGCCGGGGCCCTGGCCTGGATGGCCGGCGCGGTCATCGTGTTCTTCCCGCTGGCCACCTGGGCCTACCGCCGGCGGGTCTGA